In one Gopherus evgoodei ecotype Sinaloan lineage chromosome 1, rGopEvg1_v1.p, whole genome shotgun sequence genomic region, the following are encoded:
- the LOC115646079 gene encoding 2-oxoglutarate receptor 1-like, protein MNTVSEDLANFTTLPSHAETFKNCTDEEFLQIKSCLSALYSIIFLVCFPGNVIVIFTYIFKMRPWKSSTIIMLNLAVTDLLYLATLPFLIHYSVNGDNWIFGVFMCKFVRFNFYINLYSSIFFLTCFSIFRYIVVIYPTNCFFVWKRRWAVVACTAIWVISLVAASPLNFLITSKENQNRSICMDLTTSEDLETSRLYNWLLTVFAFFLPLLIVTLCYTVIIYTLATGPHTHTLYKQKARKLTILLLVVFYFCFLPFHVLRGTEIELQLHPVSCVTENQTYALFIVSMPLAALNTLGNLLLYVVMGDNFQQAILSLLKLKTNKTTK, encoded by the coding sequence ATGAATACGGTATCTGAAGACCTAGCCAATTTTACCACTTTGCCAAGCCATGCAGAGACCTTCAAAAACTGCACAGATGAAGAATTCTTACAGATAAAATCCTGTCTGTCTGCTCTTTACAGCATAATCTTTCTGGTGTGCTTCCCAGGGAACGTGATTGTAATTTTCACGTATATTTTCAAGATGAGGCCCTGGAAAAGCAGCACCATCATTATGTTAAACTTGGCTGTCACTGACCTGTTGTACTTAGCTACTCTTCCTTTTCTGATACACTACTCTGTTAATGGAGATAACTGGATCTTTGGAGTCTTCATGTGCAAGTTTGTTCGCTTCAATTTCTACATCAACTTGTACAGCAGCATCTTTTTCCTCACTTGCTTCAGCATTTTCCGCTACATTGTAGTCATCTATCCAACGAACTGCTTTTTTGTTTGGAAAAGGAGATGGGCAGTGGTGGCTTGCACTGCAATTTGGGTGATTTCCCTGGTGGCTGCCAGTCCTCTGAACTTTCTGATCACTTCCAAAGAGAATCAAAACAGATCTATTTGCATGGATCTTACTACTTCTGAAGACCTGGAAACTAGCAGGTTGTATAACTGGCTTCTGACTGTGTTCGCCTTCTTCTTACCCTTGCTAATTGTGACTCTATGTTACACAGTTATTATTTACACATTGGCTACAGGGCCTCATACTCACACTTTGTACAAGCAGAAGGCTCGCAAACTTACCATTCTTCTCTTGGtggtattttatttctgtttcctaCCCTTTCATGTCTTGAGAGGGACTGAGATAGAACTACAGCTTCATCCAGTTAGCTGCGTCACTGAGAACCAAACCTATGCTTTATTTATTGTATCTATGCCCTTAGCAGCACTAAATACACTTGGTAACTTATTACTCTATGTTGTGATGGGAGATAACTTCCAGCAGGCCATCCTCTCTCTTTTGAAATTGAAGACAAACAAGACCACGAAATAG